The Coregonus clupeaformis isolate EN_2021a chromosome 18, ASM2061545v1, whole genome shotgun sequence genome has a segment encoding these proteins:
- the LOC121583627 gene encoding myosin regulatory light chain 2, skeletal muscle isoform-like — translation MFEQSQIQEYKEAFTIIDQNRDGIISKDDLKDVLATMGQLNTSNEELEAMVKEASGPINFTVFLTMFGEKLKGADPEDVIVSAFKVLDPEATGFIKKEFLEELLTTQCDRFTAQEMTNLWAAFPPDVAGNVDYKNICYVITHGEDKDDE, via the coding sequence ATGTTTGAGCAGAGCCAGATCCAGGAGTACAAGGAGGCTTTCACAATCATTGACCAGAACAGAGATGGCATAATCAGTAAGGACGATCTTAAGGACGTGCTGGCCACTATGGGTCAACTAAACACGAGTAATGAGGAGCTGGAAGCCATGGTCAAGGAGGCAAGCGGCCCCATCAACTTCACTGTCTTCCTCACCATGTTCGGCGAGAAGCTGAAGGGTGCTGATCCCGAGGACGTTATCGTGAGCGCTTTCAAGGTCCTGGACCCAGAGGCTACTGGCTTCATCAAGAAGGAATTCCTTGAGGAGCTCCTGACCACCCAGTGCGACAGGTTCACCGCTCAGGAGATGACTAACCTGTGGGCTGCCTTCCCCCCAGATGTGGCTGGCAACGTAGACTACAAGAACATCTGCTATGTCATCACACACGGAGAGGATAAGGACGATGAGTAA